The following proteins are encoded in a genomic region of Rudaeicoccus suwonensis:
- a CDS encoding group II intron maturase-specific domain-containing protein, with protein MGLRLSVEKTRVVHVDDGFDFLGWHIQRRSWRGRPGKQAVYTYPSKKALASIVGRVRTLTRRAAHRTLADLLRRLHPVLRGWCTYFRHGVSARTFGYLDHFAFWRIVGWLRKRHVGLNMHTVVRRFLPGWHISAEGIEMFRPEAFPVERYRYRGTKIPTPWSIPQVAAPTA; from the coding sequence ATGGGTCTGCGCCTATCGGTCGAGAAGACCAGAGTGGTCCACGTCGATGACGGGTTCGACTTCCTCGGCTGGCATATCCAACGCCGGTCCTGGCGTGGTCGACCCGGCAAGCAGGCGGTGTACACCTATCCATCGAAGAAGGCTCTCGCCTCGATCGTGGGCAGGGTACGCACCCTGACACGAAGAGCAGCACACCGTACCCTCGCGGACCTGCTGCGCCGGTTGCATCCGGTGCTGCGGGGCTGGTGCACATACTTTCGCCATGGCGTGTCCGCGCGCACGTTCGGCTACCTCGATCACTTCGCCTTCTGGCGGATCGTGGGCTGGCTGCGCAAACGACACGTCGGGTTGAACATGCACACCGTGGTCCGGCGCTTCCTGCCGGGCTGGCACATCAGCGCCGAGGGGATCGAGATGTTCCGACCGGAGGCGTTCCCCGTGGAGCGTTACCGTTACCGCGGCACCAAGATCCCCACCCCATGGTCGATCCCGCAGGTGGCTGCCCCGACGGCGTGA
- a CDS encoding prenyltransferase/squalene oxidase repeat-containing protein: MSPITLLRAGRTGTLALACAGIVAVAVAAPASAATPNGTTAAAYLTGRLAAGGGHLSTSGYVDYGLTIDAILALDAAGTGQSAAKTAAAYVSKNAAQYNTYDSDLYAGATAKLIVFAEAQGLPTSGYIKQLLSLEQSTGQFKDKSVYGDYSNTIGQSLAVIGFKRAGQPNAKGVAFLAAQQCGDGGFRISFTGTCTSDADATSMAVQALAASGGHAAAVTKAVDYLAGQQTAAGGVVDAAAGSSPNANSTGLAAVAFKLAGRTADAEKARSFVASLQYGCSFPAALRGGIAYDASSFAAQKAKGASATPQDSDTRSTAQAALAYTQVPYVAITAGGSATAPALNCSTSSPAPSTSPTSATGSGSASATTTGPVVVTDGGAGGSNNEVIAAAAVMLGGAAITGVGIRRRLRNR, translated from the coding sequence ATGTCACCCATCACTCTCCTGCGCGCCGGTCGCACCGGCACCCTCGCGCTCGCCTGCGCCGGCATCGTGGCGGTCGCCGTCGCCGCTCCGGCGTCGGCTGCGACTCCGAACGGAACCACCGCTGCGGCATACCTCACGGGCCGGCTCGCTGCCGGCGGCGGTCATCTGTCGACGAGCGGCTACGTCGACTACGGACTCACGATCGACGCGATTCTCGCGCTCGACGCCGCCGGCACGGGACAGTCCGCCGCGAAGACTGCTGCGGCATACGTCTCGAAGAATGCGGCGCAATACAACACGTACGACTCCGACCTGTATGCCGGTGCGACCGCGAAACTCATCGTCTTCGCCGAGGCGCAGGGTCTGCCGACGAGCGGCTACATCAAGCAGTTGCTGAGCCTCGAGCAGAGCACCGGACAGTTCAAGGACAAGTCGGTGTACGGCGACTACTCCAACACGATCGGGCAGTCGCTGGCCGTGATCGGCTTCAAACGCGCCGGACAGCCGAATGCGAAGGGCGTGGCGTTCCTCGCCGCGCAGCAGTGCGGTGATGGTGGGTTCCGGATCTCGTTCACCGGCACGTGCACCAGTGACGCCGACGCGACCTCGATGGCGGTGCAGGCGCTTGCCGCTTCGGGTGGCCACGCGGCTGCTGTGACCAAGGCCGTCGACTATCTCGCCGGTCAGCAAACTGCGGCCGGTGGCGTCGTCGATGCCGCCGCCGGAAGCTCGCCCAACGCGAACTCCACCGGTCTCGCGGCTGTGGCATTCAAGCTGGCCGGGCGCACCGCCGATGCCGAGAAGGCGCGCAGCTTCGTCGCGAGCCTGCAGTACGGTTGCTCGTTCCCGGCAGCTTTGCGAGGCGGAATCGCTTACGACGCAAGTAGTTTCGCTGCCCAGAAGGCCAAGGGAGCAAGTGCGACCCCGCAGGACTCGGACACGCGGTCGACCGCTCAGGCTGCGCTCGCATACACCCAGGTGCCGTATGTCGCAATCACGGCGGGCGGCTCCGCCACCGCGCCGGCGCTGAATTGCTCGACCAGTTCACCGGCGCCGTCCACCAGCCCGACATCCGCGACCGGCAGCGGTTCCGCGTCGGCCACCACGACCGGCCCGGTTGTCGTCACCGACGGTGGCGCCGGCGGCTCGAACAACGAGGTGATTGCCGCGGCTGCCGTCATGCTCGGTGGCGCAGCGATCACCGGTGTCGGCATTCGTCGCCGGTTGCGCAACCGCTGA